The region GAAGACACAGCGGATGAGGAGACCCAGTGTACGGTAGcagcaaagaagagaaaacactTAGGAACGACCTAACCGACATTCAGGACCTCTGTGGCCCAAGGGGAAAGCTGGAAGGACATTGTTGGTCTAACGGGTTGCAGCGCTAGTGGCATTTTTGGCATTTTAGATAAATCTATTCCGTCAGTATCATGTTTCCTGAGGTGGATAACTGCATGGCGGTTCTGTGAGAGAATGTTCTTATGAAATGCACATGGGAGCCTGTGAGGGACAGGCCCGAGCAATACAAATGCCCTCAGGTGGGACAGAACGATGTGGTGGGGAGAAGAGGGCATGGCAGAGCCCATGGGGCACCTGTCAGCGTTTGCTGAGTCCACGGGGACAGAAGGGAAAGCCTCTGTGCTGCTCTGGTTCTTGCAGCGCCTCTCCAAGTTTGGAACTTTATTCCAGTGAAAAGTAAATGTGTGTGTAGGTCCTGAATTTAACAATCTGTGAGTCATGAAGGTCTACAATGATAATAGTTAAATGAAGCATGCACCATAGATCATGCTGATGGTACATGAATTTGTGTGTGGTGGGTTAAATTGTATGTAGTTAGCAAGTTTGTGTATTTGTTTACGTAAGTTTTTCTTCTTGTTCCAGGTGAATGAAAACTTTGCCATTGATTTGATAGCAGAGCAGCCCGTGAGCGAGGTGGAGACTCGGGTGATAGCGTGCGACGGCGGTGGGGGAGCTCTTGGCCATCCAAAAGTGTATATAAACTTGGTGCGTAGCCAGCCACCCATGCACATGTTAGGGTGGCCTGCTCGTCCTCATACTCCCCTTCATTCCCAATGCCTGTTCTTTCTGCCCTCTTCTCTACCTGCTCCCAAGGCGGCCCTTACGGGGTTCACACTGCTGGCACATTCACCCTACAGCGCCACACTACAGGACCTACATATAGCCACATGTCCGAAAACCCCCTTTCAACTGTGAAGTGGTGGGCGGCGTGTTTCTCTTCTCGAACGCTCAGGCGTCTTTCCTCTCTGGGCCCTTCTCGGTTTGGTCATCATCTTAGCTCAGGCTGCCACACACAGCACCGCAGCACCGCAGGCTGGGGTCGAAAACAACAAACACATTTCCCACAGCACTGGAGGCTGCAGCCCAAGACCACGGTGCCACTCTGTTGGTTCCTCCTGGG is a window of Pongo pygmaeus isolate AG05252 chromosome 4, NHGRI_mPonPyg2-v2.0_pri, whole genome shotgun sequence DNA encoding:
- the NDUFS6 gene encoding NADH dehydrogenase [ubiquinone] iron-sulfur protein 6, mitochondrial isoform X1 translates to MAAAMTFYRLLNRWGEAARSLRLGARCFGVRVSPTGEKVTHTGQVYDDKDYRRIRFVGRQKEVNENFAIDLIAEQPVSEVETRVIACDGGGGALGHPKVYINLVRSQPPMHMLGWPARPHTPLHSQCLFFLPSSLPAPKAALTGFTLLAHSPYSATLQDLHIATCPKTPFQL